In Alteromonas sp. V450, the following proteins share a genomic window:
- a CDS encoding glycosyltransferase family 4 protein, with protein MHNKVKGLIVTISTSEKGGIRSVVENYYEAGLFDSYESRWIKSHSNSKALIKIVRFLYVLFFVLFYSVRRNTVFHMHMSMNGSFYRKFIYTNIAKFLGSKVILHLHGSEFKTFYLESGKFTKYLIKKLFTQVCVVIALSNTWRDFINRVAPLARVEVINNFCMPVENKMFSKTESVVKFVFLGAVIHRKGIFDLIEAFAMFKSEYRNHNVKLIVCGDGLLTEAVFLAKELGLEEEIEFLGWIDRDKKTQVLNDASAIVLPSYNEGLPMVIVEALSLGKPVITTPVGGIGEIIIDNENGFLVEPGNILQIRQKLREILNGKNTLNVKVSANAAATYKAKFSPGKIVPKVDALYKELLNG; from the coding sequence GTGCACAACAAAGTTAAAGGCTTGATCGTAACGATTTCAACTTCTGAAAAAGGCGGCATACGAAGCGTTGTAGAAAATTACTATGAAGCTGGTTTGTTCGATTCTTATGAATCACGCTGGATAAAGTCACACTCTAATTCAAAGGCTTTAATAAAGATTGTTCGTTTTCTGTACGTGCTTTTTTTTGTCCTGTTCTACAGCGTAAGACGAAACACTGTGTTTCATATGCACATGTCTATGAATGGAAGCTTTTATCGCAAGTTTATTTATACAAACATCGCTAAATTTTTGGGCTCGAAGGTCATATTGCATTTACATGGTTCTGAGTTTAAAACGTTTTATCTAGAAAGTGGAAAATTCACCAAATACCTCATAAAAAAACTGTTTACTCAAGTTTGTGTTGTGATCGCACTATCGAATACTTGGCGTGACTTTATAAATCGCGTTGCTCCTTTGGCTAGAGTTGAAGTAATAAATAACTTCTGTATGCCGGTTGAAAATAAGATGTTTTCTAAAACAGAAAGCGTTGTGAAATTTGTTTTCTTGGGAGCAGTGATTCACAGAAAAGGGATTTTCGACCTAATCGAAGCCTTCGCAATGTTTAAGAGTGAATATCGTAATCATAACGTAAAGTTAATAGTGTGTGGAGACGGTCTCTTAACTGAAGCTGTTTTCTTAGCTAAAGAGTTAGGACTTGAAGAAGAGATCGAGTTTTTAGGGTGGATAGACCGTGACAAAAAGACTCAAGTTTTAAACGATGCGAGTGCAATTGTTCTTCCATCTTACAACGAAGGTCTCCCTATGGTTATTGTCGAAGCGCTTAGTTTGGGTAAACCAGTAATAACCACTCCGGTTGGAGGGATCGGTGAGATTATTATTGATAATGAAAATGGTTTTTTAGTAGAACCAGGAAACATATTACAGATTCGACAAAAGCTAAGGGAAATCTTAAACGGAAAGAACACGCTTAATGTTAAGGTATCGGCAAATGCTGCAGCGACATATAAAGCGAAGTTTTCGCCTGGCAAAATTGTACCGAAAGTTGATGCGCTTTATAAGGAGCTACTAAATGGGTAA
- a CDS encoding glycosyltransferase — protein MIFLTTGTQLPFDRLVYWMDHFCKENPEVKCFGQIGNSNYVPNHFRWVENLDFFEFDRAFEKAELVVAHAGMGTILTSLCEGKNLLVVPRKSTLREHRNNHQEGTAKKFSVFENCAKAETYQEFSKYIAAFLNAKSSQKTELLPKFAPASTLNALAEILKS, from the coding sequence GTGATTTTTCTTACAACCGGCACACAACTACCCTTTGACAGGCTTGTGTATTGGATGGACCATTTTTGTAAAGAAAACCCGGAAGTTAAATGTTTTGGGCAGATAGGAAATTCTAACTACGTTCCTAATCATTTTCGCTGGGTTGAGAACTTAGACTTTTTCGAGTTTGATAGAGCCTTTGAGAAAGCGGAATTAGTAGTAGCTCACGCAGGCATGGGAACAATTTTAACTAGCCTTTGTGAAGGGAAAAATCTTCTAGTAGTTCCAAGGAAGTCGACATTACGTGAGCACAGAAACAATCATCAAGAGGGGACTGCTAAAAAGTTTTCCGTTTTCGAAAATTGCGCTAAAGCTGAAACTTACCAAGAATTTTCTAAGTATATAGCAGCTTTCTTGAATGCCAAATCTTCGCAAAAAACTGAATTACTACCTAAATTTGCACCAGCCTCTACTCTAAACGCACTCGCCGAAATATTGAAAAGTTAG
- a CDS encoding lipopolysaccharide biosynthesis protein, with translation MKGGLVSLSLTAIQSAIQFLTIVVIAKYFTAELLGVYTFINTLLLVTGIVCSFGMRQSYLLNKDTYRLKTYLYARLLLSFPYCAFALIYYCFVFDSVTLLYVSIFFYRLVTFFTEILWSHFISCHSYKKLMLSQGVKSTLCFLVFLYSAHSGMSIERCFFYQVLTVAFLFVIFDSKVMYLSIAGTHSKLSEVKACIINSAPYFVGQSSIAFQNNSPRLILGFLSSSTALGLFSVAHQLYNVIFFAFSSMLNFYLKKRVGRKSILLPTFIVFLFCLALNIVWWLFGREFLKMFLSEEYLVIFYPTQFIFGFLFFKLCGYLIYWRMLSQGFIFKVVSHQVILAACTSLIAVIFIYVIPKSGVYFSIVVSFVFYFFYMLFLDRKINTQK, from the coding sequence ATGAAAGGAGGACTAGTAAGCTTATCTCTCACAGCTATCCAATCTGCTATTCAGTTTTTGACAATAGTAGTGATAGCCAAATATTTTACAGCAGAATTGCTTGGGGTATATACATTCATTAATACTTTATTATTAGTGACAGGAATTGTTTGCTCATTTGGTATGAGGCAGTCATACCTTTTGAATAAGGATACCTATCGTCTCAAAACTTACTTATATGCACGACTTCTTTTAAGTTTTCCTTACTGTGCTTTCGCCCTTATATATTACTGCTTTGTATTTGACAGTGTTACGCTTCTTTATGTAAGTATATTTTTCTATCGGCTTGTTACATTCTTCACAGAGATTCTATGGTCACACTTTATCTCTTGCCATTCGTATAAGAAGCTTATGCTCTCACAAGGTGTGAAAAGTACGTTGTGCTTTCTTGTTTTTTTGTATTCAGCGCACTCTGGCATGAGTATAGAACGTTGCTTTTTTTATCAAGTTCTCACAGTCGCTTTTTTATTCGTAATATTTGATTCTAAAGTGATGTATTTGAGCATTGCTGGTACTCACTCCAAACTTAGTGAGGTTAAAGCATGCATTATTAATTCTGCTCCGTATTTTGTTGGCCAGAGTTCTATAGCTTTTCAAAATAACAGCCCTAGGCTTATATTGGGATTCTTAAGCTCTAGTACCGCTCTAGGCTTGTTTTCGGTTGCGCATCAACTGTATAACGTCATATTTTTTGCTTTTTCCTCAATGTTAAATTTTTATCTCAAGAAACGAGTGGGTCGAAAAAGTATATTGCTGCCAACCTTTATCGTGTTTCTTTTTTGTCTGGCATTAAATATTGTTTGGTGGTTATTTGGGCGAGAGTTTTTAAAAATGTTTCTATCTGAGGAATATCTCGTCATATTTTATCCCACACAATTTATTTTTGGATTTCTTTTTTTTAAATTATGTGGGTACTTGATATATTGGCGAATGCTTAGTCAGGGATTCATATTCAAAGTAGTTTCTCACCAAGTTATCTTAGCTGCTTGTACAAGTCTTATTGCTGTGATTTTTATCTATGTTATCCCTAAAAGTGGTGTTTATTTTTCAATAGTAGTTAGTTTTGTTTTTTATTTCTTTTATATGCTTTTCCTCGATCGAAAAATTAATACTCAAAAATAA
- a CDS encoding serine O-acetyltransferase translates to MMYINAFTLHRLYSKKIVRRFKLNALFEMLNYFLFNCSVPASAKIGEGSFCSHRGMSVVIHKNAIIGRNTVIGTSVTIGGKGKNQPGAPIIGNNCYIATGAKILGPVTIGNSVTVGANSVVTSNIPDGATFAGVPAKDITKRD, encoded by the coding sequence ATGATGTATATTAATGCTTTTACGCTCCACCGCCTGTATTCAAAAAAAATTGTAAGACGATTTAAGCTCAATGCCTTGTTTGAAATGCTAAATTATTTTCTATTTAATTGCTCTGTGCCAGCTTCTGCCAAAATCGGTGAAGGAAGCTTTTGTTCACACAGGGGAATGTCAGTTGTAATTCATAAAAATGCTATCATAGGCCGCAATACCGTCATTGGCACATCTGTGACTATAGGAGGAAAAGGGAAAAACCAGCCGGGTGCACCAATAATTGGTAATAATTGTTACATAGCTACTGGCGCAAAAATATTGGGGCCTGTCACAATTGGAAACTCAGTTACTGTAGGTGCTAACTCAGTAGTAACTTCTAACATTCCAGATGGAGCAACTTTTGCAGGCGTTCCCGCAAAAGATATAACGAAAAGAGATTGA
- a CDS encoding 3-phosphoshikimate 1-carboxyvinyltransferase, giving the protein MATKIDDIHQDPVITRLLEKMPKKVASSFNEEQLSHLRNAIGAREWGKHKLDVRGTVKFLKWRYYYVILAGRNRRSLSEKEVKVARVLTASIVATFITFAVLLGLIVIYLIKSALGINLIDGWSLGLWTWFKELL; this is encoded by the coding sequence ATGGCCACGAAAATAGACGATATTCACCAAGATCCCGTTATCACCCGCCTATTGGAAAAAATGCCAAAAAAAGTGGCATCTTCATTTAACGAAGAGCAGCTTTCACATTTGAGAAACGCAATTGGCGCAAGGGAATGGGGTAAACATAAATTGGATGTACGAGGCACGGTTAAGTTCTTAAAATGGCGTTATTATTACGTAATACTCGCGGGACGAAACCGCCGCTCGTTATCTGAAAAAGAAGTGAAAGTAGCGCGTGTTCTAACGGCAAGTATTGTTGCTACTTTTATAACCTTTGCCGTGTTGCTAGGGCTAATTGTTATTTATCTGATAAAGTCAGCATTGGGGATAAACTTGATTGACGGCTGGAGCTTAGGGCTTTGGACTTGGTTTAAAGAATTGTTGTAA
- the ybeY gene encoding rRNA maturation RNase YbeY encodes MTAIIDYQQAYEGEDVILADIPTSSELERWANVVLAYEGVSEQEITVRFTDEVESQALNFEYRGKEKPTNVLSFPFEAPPGIEMNLLGDLVICAPVISREAKEQQKAVVDHYAHMTVHGLLHLMGYDHIEDADAEEMESKEIEILAQLGIDDPYQ; translated from the coding sequence GTGACGGCGATTATAGATTACCAGCAGGCCTATGAAGGTGAAGATGTTATCTTAGCAGATATTCCAACATCTTCAGAACTTGAGCGTTGGGCAAATGTCGTTTTAGCTTACGAAGGGGTGAGCGAACAAGAAATTACCGTGCGCTTTACTGATGAAGTGGAAAGCCAAGCGCTTAATTTTGAATACCGTGGTAAAGAAAAGCCCACAAACGTACTTTCTTTTCCATTCGAAGCTCCGCCAGGTATAGAAATGAACTTGCTTGGCGATTTGGTAATTTGTGCCCCCGTGATAAGCCGTGAAGCCAAGGAGCAACAAAAAGCGGTAGTCGACCACTATGCTCACATGACGGTTCACGGCTTGCTTCATTTAATGGGTTACGACCATATAGAAGACGCAGACGCAGAAGAAATGGAAAGCAAGGAAATCGAAATCTTAGCCCAATTAGGCATAGACGATCCGTACCAATAA
- a CDS encoding PhoH family protein, translated as MSTLVSNEFELEPADSKRLSSLCGPFDDNIKQIERRLGVEITYRNNAFKVLGEPQQIKSASELLKLLYIETQPIKGRIPDLEAEQVHLAIQEARVIEKDATGGYGKEVNIKTKRGVIKPRNPNQAQYVANIVNHDITFGIGPAGTGKTYLAVAAAVDALERQEIRRILLTRPAVEAGEKLGFLPGDLSQKVDPYLRPLYDALFEMLGFEKVEKLMERNVIEVAPLAYMRGRTLNDAFIILDESQNTTVEQMKMFLTRIGFNSKAVITGDITQVDLPRGAKSGLRHAIEVLSEVDDISFNFFNAEDVVRHPVVARIVRAYEVHDAEQERLRKARKEEALRLQREQAAQQNETPTSTDKGENA; from the coding sequence TTGAGTACATTGGTTAGTAACGAATTTGAATTAGAACCGGCAGATAGCAAACGTTTGTCGAGTTTATGTGGCCCCTTTGATGACAACATTAAACAAATTGAGCGCAGGTTAGGCGTAGAGATTACCTACCGCAACAATGCATTCAAGGTGTTGGGTGAACCGCAGCAAATAAAAAGTGCTAGCGAATTACTTAAGCTTCTTTATATAGAAACACAGCCCATCAAGGGCCGTATTCCTGATTTAGAAGCAGAACAAGTTCATCTTGCCATTCAAGAAGCCCGCGTTATTGAAAAAGACGCAACCGGCGGCTACGGCAAAGAAGTAAATATCAAAACCAAGCGTGGTGTTATCAAGCCGCGTAACCCTAACCAAGCGCAATATGTGGCAAACATTGTTAACCACGATATTACGTTTGGAATTGGCCCTGCTGGAACAGGTAAAACCTATCTTGCTGTTGCCGCTGCTGTAGATGCGCTTGAGCGACAAGAAATTCGTCGTATATTGCTTACCCGCCCTGCGGTAGAAGCGGGTGAAAAACTCGGTTTCTTACCGGGCGACCTTTCACAAAAAGTTGACCCGTATTTGCGCCCGCTTTACGACGCCCTGTTTGAAATGCTGGGGTTCGAAAAAGTAGAAAAGCTAATGGAACGCAACGTGATTGAAGTTGCGCCGCTAGCTTATATGCGTGGTCGGACGCTGAACGACGCCTTTATCATTTTGGATGAAAGCCAAAACACCACGGTAGAGCAAATGAAAATGTTCTTAACCCGTATTGGTTTTAATTCAAAAGCAGTGATAACCGGAGACATTACGCAAGTAGATTTACCTCGAGGCGCAAAATCAGGCCTACGCCATGCCATCGAAGTATTAAGCGAAGTGGATGACATTTCCTTCAACTTCTTTAATGCCGAAGACGTGGTTCGCCACCCTGTGGTTGCTCGTATTGTAAGAGCCTACGAAGTGCACGACGCTGAACAAGAGCGACTGCGCAAAGCCCGCAAAGAAGAAGCACTGCGCCTTCAGCGTGAACAAGCAGCGCAACAAAATGAAACGCCTACTTCTACAGATAAGGGTGAAAACGCGTAG
- the miaB gene encoding tRNA (N6-isopentenyl adenosine(37)-C2)-methylthiotransferase MiaB, producing the protein MTKKLYIKTWGCQMNEYDSEKMADLLDSTHGYSAAQSAEEADVILLNTCSIREKAQEKVFHQLGRWKTLKQDKPELIIGVGGCVASQEGDTIRQRAPFVDLVFGPQTLHRLPEMINELQGGAKSVIDVSFPEIEKFDRLPEPRAEGPTAFVSIMEGCSKYCTFCVVPYTRGEEVSRPVDDVLLEIAQLAGQGVREVNLLGQNVNAYRGENYDGTICRFSELLELVAAIDGIDRIRYTTSHPVEFTDDIIEAYASIPELVDHLHLPVQSGSDRILNLMKRGHTAIEYKSKMRKLKKIRPNISLSSDFIIGFPGETDADFEATMDLIQAVDYDLSFSFIYSARPGTPAADAVDDVSEETKKQRLHLLQQRITQQALRIARHMVGTEQRILVEGPSKKNPMELSGRTENNRVVNFEGTPDMIGEFVDVNITDVFTNSLRGEVVRRESEMGLRVAVSPQSIMAKHQADLPDELGVGQFNPA; encoded by the coding sequence ATGACTAAAAAGCTGTATATCAAAACCTGGGGCTGCCAAATGAACGAGTATGACTCGGAGAAAATGGCAGACTTACTAGACTCAACGCATGGCTACAGTGCTGCACAAAGTGCTGAAGAGGCCGATGTTATCTTGCTTAACACGTGCTCTATTCGTGAAAAAGCACAGGAAAAGGTGTTCCACCAGCTGGGCCGTTGGAAAACACTTAAGCAAGATAAACCTGAACTTATTATCGGTGTAGGCGGCTGTGTTGCCTCTCAAGAGGGCGATACCATTCGTCAGCGTGCACCGTTCGTAGACTTGGTATTTGGCCCTCAAACGCTGCATCGCTTACCTGAAATGATCAACGAACTTCAAGGCGGCGCGAAGTCGGTTATTGATGTAAGCTTCCCGGAAATTGAAAAATTTGACCGTTTGCCTGAGCCACGTGCTGAAGGTCCAACGGCGTTCGTTTCAATCATGGAAGGCTGTTCAAAATACTGCACATTCTGTGTGGTGCCTTACACCCGTGGTGAAGAAGTAAGCCGCCCTGTTGACGACGTATTGCTTGAGATTGCTCAGCTTGCAGGTCAAGGCGTGCGTGAAGTAAACCTTCTAGGTCAAAACGTTAACGCATACCGCGGTGAAAATTACGACGGTACTATTTGCCGTTTCTCTGAGCTGCTTGAATTAGTAGCGGCCATCGATGGCATCGACCGTATTCGTTACACCACGTCACACCCGGTTGAATTTACCGATGACATTATAGAAGCTTACGCGTCTATTCCGGAATTAGTAGACCACCTACATTTGCCAGTTCAGAGCGGCTCTGATCGTATACTGAACCTAATGAAGCGTGGCCATACAGCGATCGAATACAAATCTAAAATGCGCAAGCTAAAGAAAATTCGCCCGAACATTAGTTTGTCTAGCGACTTTATCATTGGTTTCCCAGGTGAAACCGATGCTGACTTTGAAGCCACCATGGATTTGATTCAGGCAGTAGATTACGACCTTAGCTTCAGCTTCATATACAGTGCTCGCCCGGGTACACCGGCAGCAGACGCCGTAGATGACGTAAGCGAAGAAACAAAGAAGCAGCGCCTTCATTTATTGCAGCAACGTATAACACAGCAAGCGCTTCGTATTGCTCGTCACATGGTTGGCACAGAGCAGCGAATTTTGGTTGAAGGCCCGTCGAAGAAAAACCCGATGGAGCTTTCAGGACGTACTGAGAATAACCGAGTAGTAAACTTTGAGGGTACGCCTGACATGATAGGCGAATTCGTTGATGTCAACATCACAGACGTATTTACCAATTCACTGCGTGGCGAAGTTGTGCGCAGAGAAAGTGAAATGGGCTTGCGTGTTGCCGTTTCGCCCCAATCTATCATGGCAAAGCATCAGGCAGATTTGCCCGATGAGCTTGGCGTGGGACAATTTAACCCAGCCTAA
- a CDS encoding FAD-dependent monooxygenase, producing the protein MVDFCINGGGMVGAALALGLAQQHYNIVVIEPHLPEDYHLDDGPDLRVSAISDTSVNLLQALGAWDFIKAMRVKPYTGLSVWDDPAHRTDFTASSIDIPQLGFFVENRILQLGCHAALKQYSNVTLVAGKSVSDISLDDRATISLSDGSVIQAQWLVGADGANSQVRAASGIGCSGWQYAQQAMGITVKLNNPVEAITWQQFTPTGPVAFLPMFDNYASLVWYNSAQELQRLKGLNNTQLTNEILKAFPADLTANNNHFSVIDKAVFPLTRSHAHQYIKGQCVLLGDAAHTINPLAGQGVNLGFKDVEAFLTATAKRHPLSSNAFVQALETSFESPRRRENLIMMTAMDGFYTLFSNDIGPIKWVRNQLLSVAQRMHGPKREVLKYAIGLR; encoded by the coding sequence ATGGTAGATTTTTGTATCAACGGTGGCGGCATGGTGGGCGCTGCACTCGCGCTTGGGCTTGCTCAGCAGCACTACAATATCGTGGTCATTGAACCACACTTACCTGAAGACTATCATTTAGACGATGGCCCAGATTTACGCGTTTCTGCTATTAGCGATACGTCGGTTAATCTTCTTCAAGCGCTCGGGGCATGGGACTTTATCAAAGCAATGCGCGTGAAACCATACACGGGTTTAAGCGTGTGGGACGACCCAGCTCACAGAACCGATTTCACTGCCTCAAGTATCGATATACCTCAACTGGGCTTTTTTGTTGAGAATCGTATATTACAGCTTGGCTGTCACGCGGCGTTAAAGCAGTATAGTAACGTTACGCTGGTTGCCGGAAAATCGGTATCAGATATTTCGCTTGACGATAGAGCAACCATTTCACTCTCTGATGGCTCGGTTATTCAGGCGCAGTGGTTGGTTGGGGCAGATGGAGCTAATTCACAAGTAAGAGCGGCCTCGGGTATAGGGTGTTCTGGATGGCAGTACGCGCAACAGGCAATGGGAATTACGGTTAAATTAAACAATCCCGTTGAGGCGATTACGTGGCAACAGTTTACGCCAACCGGCCCTGTGGCATTTTTGCCAATGTTTGACAACTACGCGTCTTTGGTTTGGTATAACTCCGCGCAAGAGTTGCAACGATTAAAGGGGTTGAACAATACCCAGCTCACTAATGAAATTCTTAAGGCTTTTCCAGCAGACCTTACAGCCAACAACAACCACTTTTCAGTAATTGATAAAGCCGTATTCCCCCTTACACGCTCTCACGCTCACCAGTACATCAAAGGACAATGTGTGCTGTTAGGCGATGCCGCGCATACTATAAATCCACTGGCGGGGCAGGGCGTTAACTTGGGCTTTAAAGATGTTGAAGCATTTTTAACGGCCACTGCTAAACGTCATCCCCTTTCATCTAACGCATTTGTGCAGGCGCTGGAAACTTCGTTTGAATCACCGAGAAGACGAGAAAATTTAATCATGATGACGGCAATGGATGGTTTTTATACCTTGTTTAGCAATGATATTGGCCCCATTAAATGGGTTAGAAACCAGCTGCTATCCGTTGCTCAAAGAATGCATGGGCCTAAGCGGGAAGTGCTGAAATATGCAATAGGATTACGTTAA
- a CDS encoding TetR/AcrR family transcriptional regulator has product MKYNETDVIEKATTLFWQRGFQAAGMRDIQQALDMRPGSIYAKFQSKEGLFKKVIEHYAANSEAKLKRVALADSPMLALKDFFQNALISPNEQRYMRQCLLVRSIAELDVIGDAASAVVIESMNKLKLCFVDIINAAIDASEIPQTTPVAFAADWLQNQFVGMRAFAVMNDDVKTVNAMIEKVLSDLKGRWPAEQVH; this is encoded by the coding sequence ATGAAATATAATGAAACTGACGTTATTGAAAAAGCAACCACATTATTTTGGCAACGTGGCTTTCAAGCTGCAGGTATGCGCGACATACAGCAAGCACTAGATATGCGTCCCGGAAGTATCTATGCGAAATTCCAAAGCAAGGAAGGACTTTTTAAAAAAGTTATTGAGCACTACGCAGCTAATAGCGAGGCAAAACTAAAGCGTGTTGCTTTAGCGGACTCTCCTATGTTGGCACTAAAAGATTTTTTCCAGAATGCTTTAATTAGCCCCAATGAACAACGTTACATGCGACAGTGTTTGTTAGTTAGATCAATTGCAGAGCTTGATGTTATTGGCGACGCTGCAAGTGCGGTGGTAATTGAAAGCATGAACAAGCTTAAATTGTGTTTTGTAGATATAATAAACGCGGCAATAGATGCGAGCGAAATACCGCAAACAACCCCTGTTGCCTTTGCCGCTGACTGGTTACAGAATCAATTCGTAGGCATGCGCGCCTTTGCAGTTATGAACGATGACGTTAAAACAGTTAACGCGATGATAGAAAAGGTGTTATCAGACTTGAAAGGACGATGGCCAGCCGAGCAAGTACATTAA
- a CDS encoding carboxymuconolactone decarboxylase family protein, whose product MSEFTLHTKDTAPEASKALLDNSQAAFGMIPNLHAVMAEAPTLLEGYQVLHKLAQETSFNAEELTVVWQAVNVEHACHYCVPAHTGIAKSMKVSDDLIEQLRNDETLSDAKLNTLKNTVLAVTRGRGNVDKSTLNAFYEAGYEHKQLLEIILILAQKVMSNYTNHLADTPVDEPFKKFDWKPAKG is encoded by the coding sequence ATGAGCGAATTTACATTACATACAAAAGATACTGCGCCAGAAGCTTCTAAAGCTTTGCTTGATAACTCACAGGCAGCATTTGGCATGATCCCGAATCTTCATGCAGTTATGGCAGAAGCGCCAACGCTTCTTGAGGGGTATCAGGTTTTACACAAGCTTGCACAAGAAACATCATTTAATGCCGAAGAGCTTACCGTGGTATGGCAGGCTGTAAACGTTGAGCATGCTTGCCATTATTGTGTACCAGCACACACAGGTATTGCGAAAAGCATGAAGGTTAGCGATGACCTTATAGAGCAACTACGCAATGATGAAACGCTGAGCGATGCTAAGTTAAATACTCTAAAGAACACTGTCCTTGCGGTTACACGTGGACGAGGAAACGTGGATAAAAGTACGCTTAATGCATTTTACGAGGCAGGGTACGAGCATAAGCAGTTGCTTGAAATTATTTTGATTTTAGCGCAGAAAGTAATGAGTAACTACACAAACCATTTGGCGGATACGCCAGTTGACGAACCGTTCAAAAAGTTTGATTGGAAACCAGCGAAAGGCTAA
- a CDS encoding tetratricopeptide repeat protein, translating to MQFCQIAAVTLSLWLFPMPVLADNTQTDWNGELSQAQQYLQNEQFDKAIIAFTDAATRGNGLAQFTLGLINDYGWGVPVSRASSCQWYLKSAQLDVPMAAFKLGECYQDATWKTPDLSSALNAFNKALGLGILSASIEIAKIQIHGSPQDKKDAVALLIQSSNSGNTNASLVLAKWYFHGTLLAKDYTAAYNLLSLSDPMNQPEAAWYLAQFYDRGLTISKDIATAAYWYETAASQHFEPAYLPTALLYYELSSRYPNHHETLISKAYLWATVAYASGNKSKAPAEAILNDVKTAIPSAWSTEFDKKAKDFLALGNLGKQS from the coding sequence ATGCAATTCTGCCAAATTGCAGCCGTTACACTGAGCTTGTGGCTATTTCCAATGCCGGTTTTAGCAGATAATACGCAGACAGACTGGAATGGGGAATTGTCACAAGCACAGCAATATTTGCAAAACGAACAGTTTGACAAAGCAATTATCGCTTTTACTGACGCGGCAACACGAGGCAATGGCCTAGCCCAATTTACTTTGGGGTTAATCAACGACTACGGTTGGGGTGTGCCTGTTAGTCGTGCTTCATCCTGCCAGTGGTACTTAAAGTCTGCACAGCTTGATGTTCCTATGGCAGCTTTTAAATTAGGTGAGTGCTACCAAGATGCAACGTGGAAAACTCCTGATTTGAGCAGTGCGTTAAACGCGTTTAATAAAGCCTTAGGCTTGGGTATTTTGAGCGCTTCAATTGAGATAGCTAAAATCCAAATACACGGCTCGCCGCAAGACAAGAAAGATGCGGTGGCGCTTCTTATACAGTCCTCCAATTCGGGAAATACCAATGCATCACTTGTTTTGGCTAAGTGGTATTTTCATGGCACGCTGTTAGCCAAAGATTATACCGCGGCTTACAACCTTCTTTCATTGTCAGACCCAATGAATCAACCAGAAGCGGCATGGTATTTGGCACAATTTTATGATCGAGGGTTAACGATAAGTAAAGATATTGCCACAGCGGCTTATTGGTATGAGACGGCAGCAAGTCAACATTTTGAACCAGCATATCTGCCAACTGCACTTTTATATTACGAACTTAGTTCGCGCTACCCAAACCATCATGAGACGTTGATATCGAAGGCGTACCTGTGGGCAACCGTCGCTTATGCCTCCGGTAACAAGAGTAAAGCACCTGCTGAAGCGATATTAAACGACGTTAAAACGGCTATTCCGTCAGCTTGGTCTACTGAATTTGATAAAAAAGCCAAGGACTTTTTAGCCCTTGGCAATCTAGGTAAACAAAGTTAA